In Leclercia pneumoniae, the genomic window GGAACCCACGTTCTGGGTCAAACTTCTCAACAGCACGGATAAGCCCCAGGTTACCCTCTTCAATCAGATCCAGCAGAGCCAGACCACGATTGCTATAACGACGGGCAATCTTCACAACCAGACGCAAGTTACTCTCAATCATGCGACGGCGTGAGGCTACGTCACCACGCAATGCACGGCGCGCGAAATAAACTTCTTCTTCGGCTGTTAACAGTGGGGAGTAACCAATCTCCCCAAGGTAAAGCTGAGTCGCGTCAAGCACACGTTGTGTGGCGCCCTGCGATAACAGCTCTTCTTCAGCTAAATCGTTATCACTGGGTTCCTCTTCTACTAAGGCTTTTTCATCAAAAGCCTCTGCTCCGTTCTCATCAAATTCCGCGTCTTCATTTAAATCATGAACTTTCAGCGTATTCTGACTCATAAAGGTGGCTCCTACCCGTGATCCCTGAACGAAACATCCTGACTGGCATGTCTCGTCAAATTATCGCTGCGGCAAATACTGCAGCGGGTTTACGGATTTCCCCTTGTAACGAATTTCAAAATGCAAGCGTGTAGAACTGGTTCCGGTGCTACCCATGGTAGCGATTTTTTGCCCCGCCTTAACTTCTTGTTGTTCCCGGACCAGCATCGTATCGTTATGGGCGTAGGCACTCAGGTAATCATCGTTGTGTTTGATGATAATAAGATTACCGTAACCGCGAAGTGCATTACCGGCATACACAACACGTCCGTCTCCGGTCGCGATGATAGCCTGTCCTTTACTCCCCGCGATATCGATCCCTTTATTTCCCCCCTCGGAGGAAGAGAAGTTCTCGATAACCTTGCCGTCAGTCGGCCAGCGCCATGAAGAGATCGGCGAGCTGGACGTTACACTGCTGGCAGTGGGCTCGGTAGAGCTAACCACAGGTGCCGTAACCGGTGCTGTGACAACGGTCGCAGTACCCTTATTATTCGGCAACATCTTGTTAGCACTCTGTTCACCTGAGTCCTCAGAATACGTAATTACAGGTTGTGAAGCAACCACTGTGCTTGATTTTTGTGCAGGGGTCACACTGTTATTTTGCGCGGTGACGTCGGCCGCAGAAACGCTGTTACCCGGCGTCAGAGGTTTACCGGTGGCATTGCCCACCTGCAGCGTTTGGCCTACTTCCAGTCCATACGGGGCTTGTACGTTGTTTCGCTGGGCGAGATCGCGGAAATCGTTCCCGGTGATCCACGCGATATAGAACAGGGTATCGCCGCGCTTAACGGTATAGGTGCTGCCGCCAGTATAGCTGCCTTTCGGAATGTTCCCATACTTGCGGTTATATACTATGCGGCCATTTTCGGTCTGAACAGCTTGTTCCACTGGCTGAATCTGCGTCGGCTGGACAACAGGACGTTGAACAGGCTGGATCTGCGGAGTTTGCTGCGCTGTAGAGTTACCCATCTTTGGTGGAGGAGTAATCAGCATTCCACTGGATGTGTTACCAGAACCGCTATTGCCGCCAACTGAGCTCACCGGCGCAGGGGGATTGTTTGAATTAGAACAACCTGCCAGCCAGAGTGAAACCAGTGATAATGCCGCGACACGGCTGATGGTGAATTTTGGGCTTCCCGCGCTCATTTATCCCCCAGGAATGTGTTAACTACCAGTGACTTAATATTATCCGTGTTGGCACGAATCTTTTGCGCCCCACGATACGCTGAATTGGCCTGAATAACCCTGGAAAAATCTGAGTCTCAGGCCAGCTCCCCCTTTACGAGAGGGACAAAGCGCACGGCTTCCACGGTATCGATGATAAATTCGTCGCCGCGCCGACGAACACGCTTTAATAGCTGCTGTTCATCGCCCACCGGCAAAACGAGAATACCGCCCTCATCCAGCTGCGATAGCAGTGCTGCCGGGATTTCGGGCGGTGCCGCCGTGACAATGATGGCGTCGAACGGGGCGCGTGCCTGCCAACCCTGCCAGCCATCACCATGACGTGTTGAAACATTATGTAAATCAAGTTGTTTGAGGCGACGACGCGCCTGCCACTGCAACCCTTTAATGCGCTCCACTGAACAGACATGGTGCACCAGGTGCGCCAGGATCGCGGTCTGGTAGCCAGAACCGGTGCCAATCTCCAGCACCCGGGACTCCGGTGTCAGTTCCAGCAGTTCGGTCATCCGGGCAACCATATAGGGCTGCGAAATTGTCTGCCCCTGCCCGATGGGCAACGCGACGTTTTCCCAGGCTTTGTGCTCAAACGCCTCATCGACAAACTTCTCGCGCGGTACCTGAGCCAGGGCATCAAGCACCTTCTCATCGGTAATGCCCTGAGCACGTAATTGATTCAGAAGGCTTTGTACACGTTGACTTACCATTGCTCGTTCACCCCGGCACGATCCAGCCAGCCTGACACCACATCCTGCGCGCTGTAAGCGGTTAAATCTACGTGCAGTGGTGTAATCGAGACATAGCCTTCATCAACGGCAGCAAAATCGGTATCGGGCCCGGCGTCGCACTTCTCGCCCGGCGGCCCGATCCAGTAGAGCGTATTACCACGCGGATCCTGCTGTGGGATGACCTGGTCCGCCGGATGGCGGCTACCACAGCGGGTAACGCGTATGCCTTTAATCTGGTCGAGCGGTAAATCGGGCACGTTGATATTCAGGATCCGCCCGGTGCGCAGTGGTTCACGGCTCAGGGCACGTAGAATCGTGCAGGTGATGGCAGCAGCCGTATCGTAATGCTGGTGACCATTGAGTGAGACCGCCAGGGCCGGAAAACCGAGATGACGGCCTTCCATTGCGGCGGCAACGGTACCCGAGTAGATGACATCATCGCCCAGGTTTGGCCCGGCGTTGATGCCGGAGACCACCACATCCGGTCGCGGACGCATCATGGAATTCACCCCAAGGAAGACGCAATCAGTCGGTGTGCCCATCTGCACGGCAATGTCGCCGTTATCGAAAGCAAAGGTGCGAAGCGATGACTCCAGCGTTAATGAGTTAGAGGCACCGCTGCGGTTACGATCGGGAGCAACAACCTGAACCTCTGCGAACTCGCGCAGATGCCTGGCCAGTGTCTGTATGCCTGGGGGGTGGATCCCGTCATCGTTACTCAGCAATATTCGCATAGTCACCCGAAGTGTTGATAAGTTCCCTGACAACACTGGTGGCAAAGCTACCTGCCGGCAGCCAGAATCGTAACTCAAGGGTTACGTCATCCCACCAGTTCCAGTTCAACTGTTGCGGATAGAGCAGCATCGCCCGGCGTGCCGCTTCCACTTTTTCCCGCACCAGCAAAGATTGTAATTCCTGCGCATCTGCCACCGCAGATTGCTCCGCGCTCAGCGCGTCGCCCACACTTCCCCACTCTCCGGAGCCCGGAAGCGGTGCGGTAATCATCAGCGTTTTGTTTCCGACGCGCGTCTGCAGGTCGTCCATCTCTTCAGCCGTGGCCACGAACCAGCTGCCGCGCCCCGCTAATTGTAGCGCATCGCCGACAACAACTTGATTCGCGTCTGGTTTTTTCAGCCTTTCACTCACAATCTGATTAAACAACGCACTGCGGGCCGCAGACAACCAAAAACTGCGTTTATTCCTGTCGCGAACCGGCGCGTTACTCTGCGCCCAGCGTAGCGCCCCCTGCAGATTACTGCCGCCAATGCCGAAACGCTGCGCACCAAAGTAGTTAGGCACGCCCTGGGCGCTGATGGCTGCCAGACGTTTTTCGACATCGGCGCGATCGCTGACTTCACGCAGCACCAGCGTAAACGCATTTCCCTGCAGGGCACCGAGGCGCAGTTTGCGTTTATGGCGGGCGTACTCCAGTACCTTACAACCTTCAAGCTCAAACTTACTGAGATCCGGCATCGAATTGCCCGGAACGCGCGCGCAGAGCCACTGCTCTGTAACGGCATGTTTATCTTTTTGCCCGGCAAAGCTCACTTCACGGGCATGAATCTTCAGGAACTTTGCCAGTGCGTCGGCAACGAAACGGGTGTTACAACCGTTTTTCAGGATCCGCACCAGGATATGCTCGCCTTCCCCATCCGGCTCAAAGCCGAGATCTTCCACCACCACGAAATCTTCCGGGCTGGCTTTTAGTAAACCCGTGCTTTGCGGCTTACCGTGCAGATAAGTGAGGTTGTCGAATTCGATCATTTTGCCGCCTTCACCAGCAGGGCTACTGCTTCGCAGGCAATGCCTTCACCACGGCCAGTGAAGCCCAGCTTCTCGGTGGTGGTGGCCTTGACGTTGACATCATCCATGTGACAGCCGAGATCTTCGGCGATAAACACGCGCATCTGTGGGATATGCGGCAACATTTTGGGTGCCTGCGCGATGATGGTGACATCGACGTTGCCAAGGGTAAAACCTTTGGCCTGAATACGGCGCCAGGCTTCACGCAGTAGCGCGCGGCTGTCGGCCCCCTTGAATGCCGGGTCGGTGTCCGGGAAGAGTTTGCCGATATCACCCAGCGCCGCCGCGCCCAGCAGCGCGTCGGTTAAGGCATGGAGCGCCACGTCGCCATCAGAATGGGCCAACAGTCCTTTTTCGTAGGGGATGCGTACGCCGCCAATGATAATTGGGCCTTCACCGCCAAAGGCGTGTACGTCAAAACCATGTCCAATTCGCATTATGCCTTCTCCTGAGGGGTCGAACGGGTAAGATAAAATTCCGCCAGCTGTAAATCTTCCGGTCGCGTCACTTTGATATTATCAGCGCGTCCTTCAACCAGAGTGGGATGAAAACCACAATACTCCAGCGCCGATGCCTCATCGGTAATGGTCGCCCCCTCATTCAGGGCGCGAGTCAGGCAGGCGTGGAGCAGCTCGCGAGGGAAAAATTGTGGGGTCAGCGCGTGCCACAAATCAACGCGCTCTACGGTATGGGCAATGGATGCAAGGCCTGGTTCAGCGCGCTTCATGGTGTCACGCACCGGCGCGGCCAGAATGCCCCCGACCTTGCTGGTCTCGCTAAGCGCCAGAAGTCGCGCCAGATCGTCCTGATGCAGACAAGGGCGCGCCGCATCGTGCACCAGCACCCATGCGGCCTCACCGGCGGCCTGAATACCGGCCAGCACCGAGTCGGCGCGCTCTGCGCCGCCATCAACGACCGTAATTTGCGGGTGGTTTGCCAGCGGGAGCGCGGCAAAGCGCGCATCGCCTGGGCTGATGGCGATCACCACCCGGGACACCCGCGGGTGCGCCAGCAGCGCCGCCACGGAGTGTTCAAGAATGGTTTTATCGCCAATTGAGAGATACTGCTTAGGACACTCTGTCTGCATGCGTCGGCCGAACCCGGCGGCCGGTACAACGGCGCATACGTCCGTAAAAGTTACTGCCATGTCGTCATCCCGGGCTAATTATCGATTGTTTTGTACAGAGCCCTGGTTGCGTTTAGACGCATCCGGAACCAGACGATAGAAGGTTTCGCCCGGCTTAGTCATACTGAGTTCATTGCGTGCACGTTCTTCAATCGCCTCTTGCCCGCCATTGAGGTCATCAATTTCGGCAAAAAGTTGATCGTTTCGCGCTTTAAGTTTGGCGTTTGTCGCCTGCTGTGCCGTCACGTCATCGCTGACGCGACTATAGTCGTGAAGGCCGTTCTTACCGAACCACAGCGAATACTGAAGCCAGACCAGCAAAGCCAGCAACAGCAGCGTAAGTTTACCCATCCTGCCCCCTGAAAAACGGCATCATCATCCCATAACTTTCCCCACGACTCTACTCTGGGGCTACAGAGATGCCGCAACATCGCGGGCAAATGTACCACATTTTTTCCGCAGATTCGCGCCAGCACACCATTGCACATAGTTGGTTACGGTTTGAATTATGGCTGAACTTATCCCATGAGCCACAAAAATAACAGCCCGAACAGGACGACGACCGTCACAATGGTGATGATGGCGCTATAAAGCAGTCTGCCATCCAGCAGCGAGTGCAGCGCAATGCCGACCACAACCGCGACGGGCATCAGCGCCAGGAAGAAAGGCCAGGTATAGAGGAAGAAAAACAGCGTGTTACTGCCGTAAATCAGAAACGGGATGCCCAGCGCCATAAGCCACGAGATAAAGCCGACGATCGCCCCAGGGAAAGACCAGGTCGTCTCGTCGTTAGTCGCTACTGTTTCCGACCTGGTGATAATGTAATTTTCGCTGTTACGCATCGCTAATCCTGTACCATGACACATCGGGGAAGCCTAAGCCCGATACCGTCTCAGGATCTGATAATATCGCCCTGTCTGAGCAGGTCTAATAATTGGCCTACTAAATTTGTTACCAATTGTTGACCTTGCAGGTGAATTTCAGGCGTTTCAGGCGCTTCGTAAACGGCATCAATTCCGGTGAAGTTTTTCAGCTCGCCCGCGCGCGCTTTCTTATACAGGCCCTTCGGATCGCGCTGCTCACATACGGCCAGCGGCGTATCGACAAAGACCTCCAGAAAACGGTCGTTACCCACGCGCTCGCGTACCATCTGCCGCTCGGCGCGGTGCGGAGAGATAAAGGCCGTCAGGACCACCAGCCCGGCGTCGGCCATCAGGCTGGCCACCTCACCGACCCGACGAATATTCTCTTTGCGATCATCATCGCTAAAGCCCAGATCGCGACACAGGCCGTGGCGTACGTTGTCGCCATCAAGCAGATAGGTGCTGACCCCCGCCTGGTGAAGCGCCTCCTCCAGCGCCCCGGCAACGGTCGATTTACCCGAGCCCGAAAGCCCGGTAAACCACAGCACAACCCCACGGTGACCGTGGAGTTGTTCGCGTTGCGCGACGGTAACCGGATGAGGATGCCAGACGACGTTCTCATCATGTTGCGCCATTACTTGCCTCCCAGCAGATCGCGTGCGCCCCAGTGTGGGAAGTGCTTACGCACCAGCGCGTTCAGCTCCAGTTCAAAGGCGCTGAATTCAGAGACGACGGCAGCCTCTTCATTAGGCTGGCGTACCATACCGGCGCCTACCGTGACGTTCGTCAGACGATCAATAAAGATCAGTCCGCCCGTGACCGGATTCTGCTGATAAGCGTCCAGCACCAGCGGTTCGTCGAAGGTGAGATCGACCAGACCAATACCGTTCAGCGGCAGTTCAGTGACATCGCGCTGGGTCAGATTATTGATATCCACCTGGAACTGAATACCGTCCACGCGGGCACGGGTCTTCTTGCCCGCGATTTTAATGTCGTAGCTCTGGCCTGCGGTCAACGGCTGTTCAGCCATCCACACCACATCCACGGCAGCCCCCTGCACCGCTTTTACCCTTTCCTGGGCATCCACCAGCAGGTCGCCACGGCTGATATCAATTTCGTCTTTTAGTACCAGGGTTACGGCTTCACCTGCCCCCGCTTCCTGGAGATCGCCATCGAAGGTCACAATGCGGGCGATGGCCGATTCCACGCCGGACGGCAGCGCTTTAACGCGCTGACCTACCTGCACAGAGCCGGACGCCAGCGTGCCAGAGAAGCCGCGGAAGTCGAGGTTCGGCCGGTTGACATACTGCACCGGGAAGCGCATTGGCTGGGTATCGACCACACGCTGGATCTCTACGGTCTCGAGTACTTCCAGCAGCGTCGGGCCGCTATACCAGGGCATATTTGCGCTCTGGGAGGCGACGTTATCCCCTTCCAGCGCCGAGAGCGGCACGAAACGGATATCAAGGCTGCCCGGCAACTGCTCAGCAAAGGTCAGATACTCTTCACGAATACGGTTGAACGTCTCTTCGCTGAAGTTCACCAGATCCATTTTATTGACCGCCACCACCAGGTGTTTGATCCCCAGCAGCGTGGAGATAAAGCTATGACGGCGAGTCTGGTCCAGCACCCCTTTACGCGCATCCATCAGCAGAATGGCCAGGTCGCAGGTGGAGGCACCAGTCGCCATGTTGCGGGTGTACTGCTCGTGCCCCGGGGTATCGGCAATAATAAATTTGCGCTTTTCGGTGGAGAAGTAGCGATAGGCCACGTCAATGGTGATGCCCTGCTCACGCTCCGCCTGCAGGCCGTCTACCAGCAGCGCCAGGTCGAGCTTTTCGCCCTGAGTCCCGTGACGCTTGCTATCGTTATGCAGCGACGAGAGCTGATCTTCATAAATCTGGCGTGTGTCGTGCAACAGGCGACCAATCAGGGTGCTTTTCCCGTCATCGACGCTGCCGCAGGTCAAAAAGCGCAGCAGGCTTTTATGCTGCTGAGCATGCAGGTAGGCTTCAACCCCGCCTTCGTCGGCAATTTGTTGTGCAATTGTGCTGTTCATGGCGGCTCCTTAGAAATAACCCTGACGTTTCTTCAGCTCCATGGAGCCTGCCTGGTCGCGGTCAATGACGCGGCCTTGTCGCTCGCTGGTGGTGGAGACCAGCATCTCTTCGATGATCTCCGGCAGCGTTTGCGCGTGAGATTCCACCGCGCCGGTCAGCGGCCAGCAGCCGAGGGTACGGAAGCGCACCATCTGTTTTTTGATCACCTCACCCGGTTGCAGGTCGATACGGTCATCATCAATCATCATCAGCATGCCATCGCGCTCCAGTACCGGACGCTCTGCGGCCAGGTACAGCGGAACGATTTCAATATTTTCCAGATAGATGTACTGCCAGATATCCAGCTCGGTCCAGTTTGAGAGCGGGAAGACGCGAATGCTTTCGCCCTTGTTAATCTGGCCGTTGTAGTTGTGCCACAGCTCCGGACGCTGGTTTTTCGGGTCCCAGCGGTGGAAACGATCGCGGAAGGAGTAGATACGCTCTTTCGCGCGGGATTTCTCTTCGTCACGGCGCGCGCCGCCGAAGGCCGCGTCAAAACCGTATTTATTCAGCGCCTGCTTCAGCCCTTCGGTTTTCATGATGTCGGTATGTTTGGCGCTGCCGTGCACGAACGGGTTAATCCCCATCGCCACCCCTTCCGGGTTTTTATGCACCAGCAGCTCACAGCCATAGGCTTTGGCGGTGCGGTCACGGAATTCATACATCTCACGGAATTTCCAGCCAGTGTCCACGTGCAGCAGCGGGAACGGCAGCGTGCCTGGATAGAACGCTTTACGCGCCAGGTGCAGCATCACGCTGGAATCTTTGCCGATGGAGTACATCATCACCGGGTTGGAGAACTCGGCGGCCACTTCGCGGATGATATGAATACTTTCCGCTTCGAGCTGCCGCAGGTGAGTAAGTCGTTTTTGGTCCATAACCGTTCCTTAAGCCAAATTTACAACAGAAGAACCAAAGCCTTCCGTCTCGGTTGTGTGCTGGAACCAGGCGAGCGTGCTATGCAGCTGCACCACTTCACCCACCACAATCAGGGCGGGCATAGGGGCGTCTTTCGCCAGGGTTGCAAGGTTGTGTAATGTGCCGATGGCGACATGCTGATCGGCGCGCGTGCCGCGAGAGATCACGGCAACGGGCGTTGCTGCATCGCGACCGTGTTTAATCAGTTGTTCACTAATGTCCGCCGCTTTCATGGTGCCCATGTAGATAGCGAGGGTCTGACGACTTTGCGCCAGGTGAGACCAGTCGAAGGGGGTGCTGTCGGCTTTGTAGTGCCCGGTAACAAAGGTGACGCTTTGGGCGAAATCACGATGCGTAAGGGGAATACCGGCATAGGCCGTTACCGCCGAGGCGGCCGTGATGCCCGGCACCACCTGGAACGGGATGCCCGCTTCCGCCGCGGCCTGCAGCTCTTCACCGCCGCGACCAAAGATAAAGGGATCGCCCCCTTTCAGGCGCACCACGGTTTTACCCGCTTTGGCTGCCGCAATAAGCATCTGGTTGGTTTCATGTTGCGGAATAGAGTGCTCTCCCGCCCGTTTACCCACGCAGATCTGCTCGGCGTCGCGACGAATAAGCTCGCGCACGCCGTCGGTAACCAGGTGATCGTAAAACACCACGTCAGCCTGCTGAATCACCTGTAAACCGCGCAAGGTCAGCAACCCGGCATCTCCCGGCCCGGCGCCGACCAGAATAATTTCGCCATTTGCCCCCTGCCCGGAGGCGAGTGAGCGTTCCAGGTGTTGTTCCGCTTCGGCCTGATTACCCGCCGCCATCAAACTGGCGAAGCGGCCGCGGAAAGCGCGATCCCAGAAGCGACGGCGACCGTCGGTGGTGGTAATCACCGTTTTCAGACGCTCACGAAACTGGCCCGCTACCGCGGCCATGCGGCCAAGGTTCGCTGGCAGCAGGGCCTCTATTTTTTCACGCAGCAGACGCGCCAGCACCGGTGCATTGCCACCGGAAGAGATGGCAACCAGCAGGGGCGAGCGGTCAACGATAGAGGGGAAAATAAACGAGCACAGCGGCTGGTCATCCACCACGTTCACCAGACGGTGACGGACATTCGCGGCATCAAAGACCTGGCGGTTCAGCTCGCGATCGTCCGTTGCGGCGATGACCAGTACCACGTGATCGAGCATGCTGGGCTCGAATTCGGCACCGGTAATGACCTGCACGCGCGCACCCGCCTTATGTAAAAAGGCAATTTTACGATCGGCGACCTCGCCCGTACCAACAACCAGTACGGGTCGATCTTTAATGGCAGCAAATAACGGCAGGTAGTCCACAGTGCTACAACTCACTAACAAACAGGAATAGTGGGACTATAGGGGGCGGCTAAGATCGAATGAAATTACGAATTGGAATGAGTAGTTACTCAATGGAATAACGCCCTGAAAAAGCTAATATCAAAAAGTGCTTAACGCGCGATTTTTCGGGGATTTAAGAGCAAATCAAATTGTGTAAGGCCGATCACAGTTTCATACTAGGCGCGTCAAATTTTTTGCTCTGTTTTTAAGGACTCCCCTATGTTTTCCGCAATGCGCCACCGTATCGCTGCCCTGGCGTTCGGCGTTTGCTGTATCTTCCCCGTTCAGGCAAAAACCCACCCTTTTGGTGAAATGGCCGCCGAACAGGCACGACACATTGCCACCGTGTTTCCAGGACGCATGACCGGAACGCCCGCCGAAATGCTTACCGCCGATTATGTGCGTCAGCAGTTCGCCGGAATGGGGTATCAGAGTGATATCCGCACCTTCCACAGCCGCTATATCTATACCTCCCGCAATCGTACGCAAAACTGGCATAACGTCATTGGCAGCACGGTGATTGCAGCGCATGAGGGCGAAACGGCACAGCAGATTATTATTCTCGCCCATCTCGATACTTTCGCGCCGATGAGCGATAACGATGTGGATAACAACCTGGGCGGCTTAACGCTACAGGGGATTGATGACAACGCAGCCGGCGTCGGGGTGATGCTGGAGCTGGCAGAACGCCTGAAAGATATTCCGACCCAGTATAGCGTGCGCTTTATTGCCACCAGTGGCGAAGAAGAGGGACGACTTGGGGCCGAAAATGTACTGAATCGCATGAGCGAGAAAGAGAAAAAAAATACGCTGCTGGTGATCAATCTCGATAACTTAATCGTGGGCGATAAACTCTATTTTAATAGCGGCAAAACCACCCCGGCCCCGGTGCGTAAGATCACCCGGGACCGCGCGCTGACGTTAGCCCGTGCGCACGGCATTTTCGCCACCACCAACCCCGGTGGCAATGCGGCCTACCCGAAAGGAACAGGTTGCTGCAACGATGGTGACGTGTTTGATAAGGCCGGGATCCCGGTGCTGTATGTTGAAGCAACCAACTGGTCGTTGGGTAAAAAAGATGGCTACCAGCAACGGGCGAAGTCGAAAGCGTTCCCGGATGGCACCAGTTGGCATGACGTGAGACTGGATAATCAGCAGTACATTGATAAAACCCTGCCGCAGCGCATAGAACACCGCAGTCGCGATGTGGTGCGTATTATGCTGCCGCTGGTGAAAGAGCTGGCGAAAGCGGGGAAAGCGTAGCGCGGGGTTTTCCCCTCACCCTAACCCTCTCCCACAGGGAGAGGGGATCTTACAAAGCACGCTTCCCCCCCAGCCCTTCAGAGAGAGGGGGAAATCACTCAACCTTCGTGCAATCCGCATTCGCGCTTAAGCCCAAAGAAGCGGGTCTCTTCTTCCGCCATGCCGGGCTCCCATTTACGCGTGGTATGGGTATCGCCCACCGACAGATAGCCCTGATCCCACAGCGGATGGTATTTCAGCCCATGCTGTTGCAGATACTGATACACGGTACGGTTGTCCCAGTCGATGATCGGCAGCACTTTGAACACGCCGCGCTGGACAGCCAGCACCGGCAGGCTGGCACGGCTGCCAGACTGATCCCGGCGCAGCCCGGCAAACCAGGTTTGCGCGTTAAGCTCTTTCAGCGCCCGGTTCATCGGCTCGACTTTGTTGATCTCATTGTATTTCTCAATGCCCTCAACGCCCTGCTCCCACAGCTTGCCGTAACGCGCCTCCTGCCAGGCCGCGCTCTGCGCTGCGCGATACACTTTCAGGTTCAGCTTCAGCTTATCCGTTAACTCATCAATAAACTGATAGGTCTCCGGGAACAGATAGCCGGTATCGGTGAGGATCACCGGAATGTCCGGGCGGATCTGATTCACCAGATGCAAACTGACCGCTGCCTGGATACCAAAGCTCGATGAGAGCACAAACTCTCCCGGCAGATTTTCCAGCGCCCATGCTACACGCCCTTCGGCGTCCAGCTTCTCCAACTGGGCATTGGTTTCTGCAAGCTGAAGAACACGTTCCACTTTGGGCAGTGCATTCAGGGCATTTAAATCGAGTACGGACATAATTACCTCTCGTGTTTACTCCCAGAAATCCCTTGCGGGATCGAGCACCGGGCGAATGATGCCCGCACGCACCGTAAAGTCGCCGAAGCCTTCACCCGCTTCGCGCTCTTTCGCCCAGCGCCCGACAAGCTGGTCAATGGAATCGAGAATTTCCGGCTCCGTGATGTTTTCGCGATACATTCGCGGAATGCGTGTTCCCATCCGGTTACCGCCCAGATGCACGTTGTAACGGCCCGGCGCTTTACCCACCAGTCCCAGCTCGGCCAGCATCGCGCGGCCACAGCCGTTCGGGCAGCCGGTCACGCGCATCACGATATGCTCGTCCGGGATACCGTATTTTTGCAGGATCGCTTCCACTTTGTCGGTGAACGACGGCAGGAAGCGTTCGGCTTCAGCCATCGCCAGCGGACAGGTTGGGAACGAGACGCAGGCCATTGAATTTTCACGCTGCGGTTTCACCGCATCCATCAGCCCGTGGCTGCGCGCCAGCTCTTCGATCTTCGCTTTCTGATTTTCTGGCACGCCAGCAATGATCAGATTCTGATTAGCGGTGATCCTGAATTCGCCCTGATGGATCTTAGCAATTTCCAGCAGGCCGGTTTTCAGCGGACGCCCCGGATAATCGAGAATACGGCCGTTTTCGATGAACAGCGTCAGGTGCCAGTTATTATCGATACCTTTCACCCAGCCGATGCGATCGCCGCGCCCGGTAAATTCGTAAGGACGGATCGGTTCGAACTTAATGCCTGCGCGACGCTCCACTTCCGCTTTGAACGTCTCAACGCCCACGCGCTCCAGCGTGTATTTGGTTTTCGCGTTTTTACGATCGGTACGGTTACCCCAGTCGCGCTGGGTGGTAACGACCGCTTCCGCCACTGCCAGGGTGTGCTCCAGCGGCAGATAACCAAACTCACTCGCAGTACGTGCATAGGTATTCTTGTTGCCGTGCTCGATTGAAAGCCCCCCGCCCACCAGCAGGTTAAAGCCCACCAGCTTGCCGTTTTCCGCAATGGCGACAAAGTTCATGTCGTTAGCGTGCAGATCGATATCGTTCTGCGGTGGGATCACCACGGTCGTTTTGAACTTACGCGGCAGATAGGTCTGTCCGAGGATCGGCTCTTCGTCGGTGGTTGCCACTTTTTCCTGATCGAGCCAGATCTCCGCGTAGGCGCGGGTGCGCGGCAGCAGATGTTCAGAGATCTTTTTCGCCCACTCGTAG contains:
- a CDS encoding DUF3561 family protein yields the protein MRNSENYIITRSETVATNDETTWSFPGAIVGFISWLMALGIPFLIYGSNTLFFFLYTWPFFLALMPVAVVVGIALHSLLDGRLLYSAIITIVTVVVLFGLLFLWLMG
- the cysD gene encoding sulfate adenylyltransferase subunit CysD, whose amino-acid sequence is MDQKRLTHLRQLEAESIHIIREVAAEFSNPVMMYSIGKDSSVMLHLARKAFYPGTLPFPLLHVDTGWKFREMYEFRDRTAKAYGCELLVHKNPEGVAMGINPFVHGSAKHTDIMKTEGLKQALNKYGFDAAFGGARRDEEKSRAKERIYSFRDRFHRWDPKNQRPELWHNYNGQINKGESIRVFPLSNWTELDIWQYIYLENIEIVPLYLAAERPVLERDGMLMMIDDDRIDLQPGEVIKKQMVRFRTLGCWPLTGAVESHAQTLPEIIEEMLVSTTSERQGRVIDRDQAGSMELKKRQGYF
- the cysG gene encoding siroheme synthase CysG; translation: MDYLPLFAAIKDRPVLVVGTGEVADRKIAFLHKAGARVQVITGAEFEPSMLDHVVLVIAATDDRELNRQVFDAANVRHRLVNVVDDQPLCSFIFPSIVDRSPLLVAISSGGNAPVLARLLREKIEALLPANLGRMAAVAGQFRERLKTVITTTDGRRRFWDRAFRGRFASLMAAGNQAEAEQHLERSLASGQGANGEIILVGAGPGDAGLLTLRGLQVIQQADVVFYDHLVTDGVRELIRRDAEQICVGKRAGEHSIPQHETNQMLIAAAKAGKTVVRLKGGDPFIFGRGGEELQAAAEAGIPFQVVPGITAASAVTAYAGIPLTHRDFAQSVTFVTGHYKADSTPFDWSHLAQSRQTLAIYMGTMKAADISEQLIKHGRDAATPVAVISRGTRADQHVAIGTLHNLATLAKDAPMPALIVVGEVVQLHSTLAWFQHTTETEGFGSSVVNLA
- a CDS encoding aminopeptidase, producing MFSAMRHRIAALAFGVCCIFPVQAKTHPFGEMAAEQARHIATVFPGRMTGTPAEMLTADYVRQQFAGMGYQSDIRTFHSRYIYTSRNRTQNWHNVIGSTVIAAHEGETAQQIIILAHLDTFAPMSDNDVDNNLGGLTLQGIDDNAAGVGVMLELAERLKDIPTQYSVRFIATSGEEEGRLGAENVLNRMSEKEKKNTLLVINLDNLIVGDKLYFNSGKTTPAPVRKITRDRALTLARAHGIFATTNPGGNAAYPKGTGCCNDGDVFDKAGIPVLYVEATNWSLGKKDGYQQRAKSKAFPDGTSWHDVRLDNQQYIDKTLPQRIEHRSRDVVRIMLPLVKELAKAGKA
- the cysN gene encoding sulfate adenylyltransferase subunit CysN, with translation MNSTIAQQIADEGGVEAYLHAQQHKSLLRFLTCGSVDDGKSTLIGRLLHDTRQIYEDQLSSLHNDSKRHGTQGEKLDLALLVDGLQAEREQGITIDVAYRYFSTEKRKFIIADTPGHEQYTRNMATGASTCDLAILLMDARKGVLDQTRRHSFISTLLGIKHLVVAVNKMDLVNFSEETFNRIREEYLTFAEQLPGSLDIRFVPLSALEGDNVASQSANMPWYSGPTLLEVLETVEIQRVVDTQPMRFPVQYVNRPNLDFRGFSGTLASGSVQVGQRVKALPSGVESAIARIVTFDGDLQEAGAGEAVTLVLKDEIDISRGDLLVDAQERVKAVQGAAVDVVWMAEQPLTAGQSYDIKIAGKKTRARVDGIQFQVDINNLTQRDVTELPLNGIGLVDLTFDEPLVLDAYQQNPVTGGLIFIDRLTNVTVGAGMVRQPNEEAAVVSEFSAFELELNALVRKHFPHWGARDLLGGK
- the cysC gene encoding adenylyl-sulfate kinase, translating into MAQHDENVVWHPHPVTVAQREQLHGHRGVVLWFTGLSGSGKSTVAGALEEALHQAGVSTYLLDGDNVRHGLCRDLGFSDDDRKENIRRVGEVASLMADAGLVVLTAFISPHRAERQMVRERVGNDRFLEVFVDTPLAVCEQRDPKGLYKKARAGELKNFTGIDAVYEAPETPEIHLQGQQLVTNLVGQLLDLLRQGDIIRS